The Curtobacterium poinsettiae DNA segment AGCTGACCGAGCGCGCCATCCGCTCGAGGAGCTCGCGCGCCGACAGCGCAGCGGCCAGCTCGACCTCGACGGGGTTGATGCCGATCGCCCGCTCGAACGCACGACGGCGGGCCTGGTCGGCGATCGGCACCTCGGGCCGTTGGGGCAGCACGGCGATGGCCCGAGCCGCCGCCTCGAACGCACCGGTGGGGCGTCCGAGCTGCTCCCACATGGCCCGGACGTCGTGCGCCACCTGGTCGGGGTCGCCGCCGAACTCGAAGCCGGTCGAGGCCATGGTCGCGAGTCCCTGGGCAGTGGGGTCGTTCGGGGTCATGGCGGCATGGTCGCACGGGCGGCCGCGAACCGGCTCGACGTCGTGCTCTGTCCCCCCTTGTGCCGACACCCGTACCGGGGATTCTGGTGTCCCCCGTTCTGCGTTTGGATGGAGGTGCCCCGGACCCGGGGTGACACGGACAGGACGTCCGGGGACGACGGAGGGCACGATGCTCGAACACACCAGCGCCGACACGCAGGCCGCTGCGGCCGCGGCGGCCACGCTGCACCTGCGGATCACGATCGTGGGTGCCACCGTCGACCTGCTCCGGGACGTCCCCTTCCACGAGGCCCGGCCCGTGCAGGTCGCCGAGCGGATGGGCATCAGTGTCGCTGAGCTGGAGCAGCACTTCCCGTCGTGGGACGGCCTGGTCCTCGCCGCACTCGACCGCTGGAACGGTGCCCGGATGGACGAGGTCACGCACGAGGTCGGTGACGGCTCCACCGTGGACCTGCTCCGCGCCATCGTCGCCTCGAACGCCGAGGACCCGGCCCTGATGCGCCTGCTCGTCGCCCTGCTGTCGGTCGCGGGCAACCCGGCGCACCCGATGGCGACCTACCTGCGGTCGCGGTACCAGCTCTTCTTCGCGCAGATCAAGCGCGGCCTGGAGCACGACGTCGCGATCGGCCGTGCCCCGCACACGATGGACCCCCGCCGCGGCGCCGAGCAGCTCATCGCCCTGTACGAGGGACTGCAACTGCAGGCCCTGCTGCGCGCGGAGCTCGACCTCGTGGCGGCGTTCGACCGCGCGGTCGCCCGGCTCGAGCGCGGCTGGATGGAGCGGTACGAGCCGCAGGCCGCCCGCCGCCTGGCGATGTGGGACGACGACGACTCGGGCAGCTGGGAGATCTGACCGGCGGTTCGTCCGCGGAGCGCGTTCCCCGCGCCGTCGTGCAGCGCCCCGCGGGTACATCGGGAGTCGCAACCCGACGGAAGGAACCGACATGGCAGCACCGAACCCCATCCAGGTCCAGAAGTACCTGAGCGGCATCGACTACCCGGCGTCCAAGGACGACGTGGTCTCGACGGCCGAGCAGGAGGGCGCCCCGGACGACGTCCTCGAGGCGCTCCGCGCGATCCCGGACGGCGAGTACGACGCCCCGACCGCGGTGTCGAGCGCGGTGTCCGACGCCGGCTGAGCGCGGCACCTCCACTCGGTGAGCAGAAGAGGTCGCGTGCGTAAGTCGCACCCGACCTCTTCTGCTCACGGAGCGCGGCCCGGACCGATGCCGCTCACGAAGCTCCGCTCGAGCGCGACCCGCGCGGCACCGACCCGTCGCCGGGGTCGTACCCGGTGTCACGGATGACCCGCAGCGCCGTGGTGTCGTTGTGGACCGAGTGCACGACGACCCGGCGCGTCCGGCGGAGCGCTCGACGGGCACCGGGCGTCGCGAAGAGCCCGCCGAGCACCAGGCCCGCGCCGATCCCGAGTGCCACGGACACCGCCGCCACGAAGTCGAGCGCGGCGCTCGACGACCCGGACATGAAGTTCAGCAGGGCGTTCGACACGGCGACACCGGGCAGCAGTGCCCCGCAGAACGCCGGCACCGCGATCGCCGCCACGGCCGTGCGCATCCGGACGGCCGCGTAGGTCGAGAGCACCCCGAGCAGCACCGCCGCCAGGAACGTCGCCCCGAGCAGTGGCAGCCCGGCCTGCCGCAGCGACCACAGCCCGGCACCGGCGGCGACGGAGAACACCACGGCGACGGGGATCACGCGGGCGCTGGCCTGCTGCACGAAGCAGTTCGCGCCGGCCGACACCACGGTCAGCGACAGCGACGCCCAGAGCGGCAGCGTCTGCGTCACGATGCCGGTCGGGTCGACCTCGATCCGCAGCCAGTGCGTGATCGCGATCCCGGCCGGCACCCCGACGACGATCGCCGCGATGACCAGCCCGATGTAGAACGCGCGGGCCACCGCCATCGCCCGGAACCCCGAGATGGCGTCCTGCGCCCAGGTCACCAGGGACGGGTGCGGCAGCAGCAGCACCACGAGCGCTGCGACCATCGTCGCGGCACCGTTCGCGGTGAGCACGCCGGCCCAGATGGCCAGCGTGCCGATCGCCGAGGCCACCGCGCCCTGCGCACCGGACACGAAGAACTGCGGGTACCCCCGGTCGGTGAGCCAGCGCCCGGAGACGATGATCCCGAGCATCAGCACGAACGCCCCGAGTCCGGCACGCCACCCGCCTCCGGCCTGCACGGCGATCGAGATGCCGAGGACGGACAGGCCGACGTCGGACAGCCACATCGGCCACCGCGGCGGGAGTCGCAGCACGGCGACCAGTGCGCTCACCGCCGAGGTCATGTCGCGGTCGTCGTGGATCAGGTCGTCGACGATCTGGTTCGCCCGCGCGAGCTTGTCGAGGTCGGAGCCGTCCGAGCGCACGGTCCGGACCTTGACGAGCGGCGGGACGTCGGCCGGGGCGTACTGGATCGTCACCGAGCTGCCGGAGAAGTCGAGGTCGAGCGGCGCGAGGTTCCACTTCGTCGAGACCGCGACGACGGCCGTCTCGACGCTGCGGGTGTCGGCGCCGGAGGCGAGCATGACCTCGGCCAGGTCGAGGCAGAAGTCGACGATCTGGGTCGCCGTGTACTGGTCGCGCCCCTTGGCGTCGGGCTCGACGTGCTCGTAGATCGTCCCGCGCAGGCGGGCCCGTGCGTCGCGCAGGTCGTGCTGCGCGAGACTGCGGCGGCGTGGCCGGGGTGGGCGGCCCGGCTTGTGCGGGCCCGGGGGGTGCTGCTCGGCCATCACGCCATGGTGCCAGTCGACGGCGGCCGAGTCCGGACGTCCGCTGGACGCTCCGGATCAGCCCCGGCGGCGCGTGCTCAGACGACCGATGGCGAAGGCCGCGACGACCGCGCCCACCAGCACGAGGACCGGTCCCGCCGTCGCTTGCCAGGGGTGGCTCCCCGCGACGAAGGCGTAGTCGGCCTCCGGCGCGAAGGCGGCGAAGCCGAATGTGAAGGTCGGCGCCGTCAGCACGAACACGATCCCGACGACGACGGCCAGCAGGCCGAGCCAGAGGGCGACGAGGGTCGGGGTGGCGAGGAATCGGGGCACGGCACGCAGCGTAGGTGGACGACGGACGGGAGGCCCGGTGCCAGCCGGCACCGGGCCTCCCGTCCGTCACGTGGTGACGACTCCTGCGGTCTGCGCTTACTGCTCGAAGGTCGCGTGCAGGGTGATCTCGACGCCGGTCAGCGCCTTGCTCACGGGGCAGGTCGCCTTGGCGTCCTCGGCGGCCTTGAGGAACGCGGCCTCGTCGATGCCGGAGACCTCGCCGCTGACGGTCAGGACGATGCCGGTGAGGCGGAAGCCGCCCGCCGGGTCCGGGCCGAGCGAGACGTCGGCCTTGACGTCGAGGGCCTCGACCGTGCCGCCGGCCTCGCCGAGGACGGCGGAGAACTGCATGGCGTAGCAGGCCGAGTGTGCGGCGGCGATGAGCTCCTCGGGGCTCGTGGTGCCCCCGGCGTCCTCGGCGGCGCGCTTCGGGAACGAGACGTCGTACGTGCCGACCTTCGAGCTCGAGAGTTCGACCTGGCCGGAACCGTCGTCGAGGCCGCCGTTCCAGGCGGTGCGTGCGGTGCGAGTGGGCATGCCCGCTCCTTTCGTGTGGGGGAGCGGCCCCGAACGGGACCACCGCTCCTGAGTCAATCGGAGAACGATCGTTCTCGCAACCCGCTCACGGCGAAGACGCAGGTCTGCCCTACGATCTGGCACATGGGGGACACGACGTGACAGGCTTCCGCGAGTCCGTGCTCGAGCAGGGCCCGGCCGACGTGACGAACCCGGTGGTCGCCTGGCTCCGGTTCTGGACCCAGGGATGGCGGTTCCACGGGCGGGCGAGTCGCTCGGAGTTCTGGTGGGTGATCGCGCTCGAGCTCGCGCTGGTCGGGGCTGCGCTCTTGATCGTCGGTGTGCACGGGACCGGTGGCCGGTGGGAGCTGTACGTCGACCCGTTCGGAGCCGTCCCGTCGCCGCGGGTCTCGTTCCACGTGCTCGACCGTGGTCAGGACGGGTGGTTCGGCTGGGGAGCCGGCGACCGGGAGGTCTGGCCGGACGCGTGGGACCTGGTGCTGCTCGTCCCGACGATCCTGACCACCGTGCCCCGGTGGTCGCTGCTCGTGCGGCGACTGCACGACCGGGACCACACCGGCCTGTGGATCCTGCTCCTCGTGTTCACGGGGCCGATCGGATGGGTCGTGGTGACGGTGATGGTGGCACGGTCGTCGCGTCCCGGTGGCGCTCGGTTCGACCGCGGGCCGTTCGCCGGGCGGCGTGGCCTCGAGGCGAATGGGCGACACATGTCGTCTTCGACGACAGGTGTAGCGTGAAGGGCGATCAAAGGAGAACCCATGCGCGCCGTCGTGTTCGAGCAGTACCAGACCTTCCCGTCCCTGACCGAGGTCCCGAAGCCCGCACCCGGGCCGGGTGAGGTCCTGCTC contains these protein-coding regions:
- a CDS encoding TetR/AcrR family transcriptional regulator, with product MLEHTSADTQAAAAAAATLHLRITIVGATVDLLRDVPFHEARPVQVAERMGISVAELEQHFPSWDGLVLAALDRWNGARMDEVTHEVGDGSTVDLLRAIVASNAEDPALMRLLVALLSVAGNPAHPMATYLRSRYQLFFAQIKRGLEHDVAIGRAPHTMDPRRGAEQLIALYEGLQLQALLRAELDLVAAFDRAVARLERGWMERYEPQAARRLAMWDDDDSGSWEI
- a CDS encoding DUF2795 domain-containing protein; the encoded protein is MAAPNPIQVQKYLSGIDYPASKDDVVSTAEQEGAPDDVLEALRAIPDGEYDAPTAVSSAVSDAG
- a CDS encoding threonine/serine ThrE exporter family protein, with the translated sequence MAEQHPPGPHKPGRPPRPRRRSLAQHDLRDARARLRGTIYEHVEPDAKGRDQYTATQIVDFCLDLAEVMLASGADTRSVETAVVAVSTKWNLAPLDLDFSGSSVTIQYAPADVPPLVKVRTVRSDGSDLDKLARANQIVDDLIHDDRDMTSAVSALVAVLRLPPRWPMWLSDVGLSVLGISIAVQAGGGWRAGLGAFVLMLGIIVSGRWLTDRGYPQFFVSGAQGAVASAIGTLAIWAGVLTANGAATMVAALVVLLLPHPSLVTWAQDAISGFRAMAVARAFYIGLVIAAIVVGVPAGIAITHWLRIEVDPTGIVTQTLPLWASLSLTVVSAGANCFVQQASARVIPVAVVFSVAAGAGLWSLRQAGLPLLGATFLAAVLLGVLSTYAAVRMRTAVAAIAVPAFCGALLPGVAVSNALLNFMSGSSSAALDFVAAVSVALGIGAGLVLGGLFATPGARRALRRTRRVVVHSVHNDTTALRVIRDTGYDPGDGSVPRGSRSSGAS
- a CDS encoding OsmC family peroxiredoxin; the encoded protein is MPTRTARTAWNGGLDDGSGQVELSSSKVGTYDVSFPKRAAEDAGGTTSPEELIAAAHSACYAMQFSAVLGEAGGTVEALDVKADVSLGPDPAGGFRLTGIVLTVSGEVSGIDEAAFLKAAEDAKATCPVSKALTGVEITLHATFEQ
- a CDS encoding DUF805 domain-containing protein, with amino-acid sequence MTGFRESVLEQGPADVTNPVVAWLRFWTQGWRFHGRASRSEFWWVIALELALVGAALLIVGVHGTGGRWELYVDPFGAVPSPRVSFHVLDRGQDGWFGWGAGDREVWPDAWDLVLLVPTILTTVPRWSLLVRRLHDRDHTGLWILLLVFTGPIGWVVVTVMVARSSRPGGARFDRGPFAGRRGLEANGRHMSSSTTGVA